Proteins encoded together in one Benincasa hispida cultivar B227 chromosome 1, ASM972705v1, whole genome shotgun sequence window:
- the LOC120068940 gene encoding cellulose synthase-like protein G2: MEDIRARAAAKALSLNSQSQHPSPRAITFNRLFAAIYGSALLALFYYHITSLLKSPSLGSFFISVFLFISDVVLAFMWVSSQSFKMNPIRRREFPENLKELLEKDSDFPALDVFICTADPYKEPPMNVVNTALSVMAYDYPTCKLSVYVSDDGGSAMTLFAFMEAARFAAKWLPFCRKNDVVERNPDAFFTSNHDLNSETEEMKIMYEKMKMRVENICEKGKVGNEFLNGEEECMAFNQWTTSFTPQHHPTVIQVLLESSKNKDIEGEALPNLIYISRQKSVTSHHNFKAGALNTMLRVSATMTNAPIILTLDCDTYSNDPQTPSRVLCYLLDPKLGNDLGYIQFPQKFRGVSKNDIYAGELKHLFIINPAGMDGLLGPNYVGTGCFFVRRAFFGGPTSLESPELYKLSPNHNVESSIQSQEILELAHLVAGCEYEKNTKWGFKLGFKYGSLVEDYFTGYCLQTEGWKSVFCNPNRVAFYGNVPISLLDVMNQVKRWSIGLLEVAFSKYSPITFGVRSMGLLMGLSYAHYAFWPLWSIPVTLYAFLPQLALINGTHIFPKVWDPWFVVYISLFLGAYGQNLVEFLLIGETFGKWWNDQRMWSIRAISSLFFGSIEFTLKSLGINSSFHFNVTSKAMDEEQSKRYKQELFEFGVFSPMFVPITIAATVNLASVAAGLIKIWKSGGAWEHVFAQMLVAGFVVVNCWPVYEAMALRNDGGKLPPKLTFLSVCLALLLCFFATSFC, encoded by the exons ATGGAGGATATCAGAGCACGCGCCGCCGCCAAAGCCTTGTCATTAAACTCCCAGTCCCAACACCCCTCTCCACGCGCCATCACTTTTAACCGTCTCTTTGCTGCCATTTACGGCAGCGCCCTTTTGGCTTTGTTTTATTATCACATAACTTCACTTCTCAAATCCCCTTCTTTAGGTTCCTTCTTCATCTCTGTTTTCTTGTTCATCTCCGACGTCGTGCTGGCCTTCATGTGGGTTAGCTCTCAATCCTTTAAGATGAATCCAATCCGCCGCCGTGAGTTTCCGGAAAACTTGAAAGAGTTGCTGGAAAAGGACTCGGATTTTCCGGCGTTGGATGTGTTTATTTGCACGGCGGATCCGTACAAGGAGCCGCCGATGAACGTCGTCAACACGGCCTTGTCGGTCATGGCGTACGATTACCCTACATGTAAGTTATCTGTGTATGTGTCCGACGACGGCGGCTCCGCCATGACGCTCTTCGCTTTTATGGAGGCGGCTAGGTTCGCCGCCAAGTGGTTGCCGTTTTGCAGGAAAAACGACGTCGTAGAGAGGAATCCTGATGCCTTCTTTACTTCCAACCATGATTTGAACTCTGAGACAGAAGAGATGAAG ATAATGTatgagaaaatgaaaatgagagtAGAAAATATTTGTGAGAAAGGGAAGGTTGGAAATGAATTTCTGAATGGAGAAGAAGAGTGTATGGCTTTCAATCAATGGACCACATCCTTTACTCCTCAACATCATCCCACTGTTATTCAG GTACTCttggaaagcagtaaaaacaAAGATATCGAGGGTGAAGCATTGCCAAATCTCATCTATATCTCAAGGCAAAAAAGTGTAACTTCCCATCACAATTTCAAGGCTGGTGCTCTAAATACTATG cTTCGAGTATCGGCTACAATGACCAACGCGCCAATTATTCTCACTTTGGATTGTGACACGTATTCCAATGACCCGCAAACCCCATCTCGTGTCTTGTGCTACCTTTTGGACCCAAAACTTGGAAACGACTTAGGTTATATTCAGTTTCCTCAAAAGTTTCGTGGAGTTAGCAAAAATGATATCTATGCTGGAGAACTAAAGCACTTGTTCATAATAAACCCAGCTGGTATGGATGGGCTATTAGGCCCAAATTACGTTGGCACAGGGTGTTTCTTTGTTCGACGAGCATTCTTTGGAGGTCCAACATCACTCGAATCACCTGAACTATACAAACTTAGCCCAAATCACAACGTTGAAAGCTCCATTCAATCTCAAGAGATTTTGGAATTGGCCCATTTAGTTGCGGGTTGTGAATATGAGAAAAATACCAAATGGGGTTTCAAG TTGGGGTTTAAATATGGATCTTTGGTGGAGGACTATTTTACAGGGTATTGTTTGCAAACGGAAGGGTGGAAGAGTGTATTTTGCAATCCAAATAGGGTTGCTTTCTATGGCAACGTGCCGATTAGCCTTCTTGATGTGATGAATCAAGTCAAAAGATGGAGCATTGGGCTTTTGGAAGTCGCGTTCTCAAAGTACAGCCCAATCACATTTGGTGTAAGGTCCATGGGCCTTCTCATGGGCCTTTCTTACGCCCATTATGCATTTTGGCCTCTTTGGTCCATTCCCGTTACCCTTTACGCCTTCCTCCCTCAGTTAGCTCTCATCAATGGCACTCACATCTTCCCAAAG GTTTGGGATCCATGGTTTGTTGTATACATATCGTTGTTCCTTGGAGCTTATGGTCAAAACCTTGTGGAGTTCCTCCTTATCGGAGAAACATTTGGAAAATGGTGGAATGATCAAAGAATGTGGAGCATAAGAGCTATATCAAGTTTATTCTTCGGAAGCATAGAGTTCACATTAAAGTCTCTTGGGATTAATTCTAGTTTTCATTTCAATGTCACTAGCAAAGCAATGGATGAGGAACAAAGCAAGAGGTacaagcaagagttgtttgaGTTTGGAGTTTTCTCACCGATGTTCGTTCCCATTACCATCGCGGCCACCGTCAACTTGGCTAGTGTCGCCGCTGGGCTTATCAAAATTTGGAAATCAGGCGGCGCGTGGGAACATGTGTTTGCTCAGATGTTGGTGGCTGGATTTGTTGTGGTGAATTGTTGGCCAGTTTATGAGGCTATGGCTCTGAGGAACGATGGAGGGAAATTGCCACCCAAACTCACTTTCTTGTCTGTCTGTCTTGCTTTACTTCTTTGCTTTTTTGCTACTTCTTTTTGCTAG
- the LOC120079103 gene encoding aspartic proteinase CDR1-like has protein sequence MAAISIFFYFLLFSFAEATTNRGGGNGFTTSLFHRDSLLSPLHNSSLSCHDRRTNAFRRSFSRSATLLSHVNAVSTACIHSPIIPNSGEFLMSVSIGTPPVDFIAIADTGSDLTWTQCLPCQKCFNQSHPMFNPRRSSSYRNVSCTSDTCRSLDSYHCGTDLQTCSYGYSYGDRSFTYGDLASDKITIESFKLPKTVIGCGHQNGGTFGGVTSGIIGLGGGALSLVSQMNTIAAIKRQFSYCLPTFFSDENITGKISFGQNAVVSGPKVISTPLVSRSPDTFYFLTLEAISVANKRLKAADDTSALTRRGNIIIDSGTTLTFLPRNLYEDLVSTLVSVIKAKRVDDPSGILELCYAAGGGDDLHIPVIIAHFAGGADVKLLPLNTFALVAENVTCLTLAPASDLAIFGNLAQINFIVGYDLENKRLSFKPTVCD, from the coding sequence ATGGCTGCCATTTCaatcttcttctatttcctcCTTTTCTCCTTCGCCGAAGCAACCACCAATCGCGGTGGCGGCAATGGCTTCACCACCTCTCTATTCCACCGTGattctcttctctctcctctCCACAACTCATCTCTCTCCTGCCACGATCGTCGTACCAATGCCTTTCGTCGCTCCTTCTCCCGCTCCGCCACCCTCCTCAGTCACGTCAACGCCGTGTCCACCGCCTGCATCCATTCTCCGATCATCCCCAACAGCGGCGAGTTCCTAATGTCTGTCTCCATCGGAACCCCACCGGTGGATTTCATAGCTATCGCCGACACAGGCAGCGACTTGACGTGGACTCAATGCTTACCATGTCAGAAATGCTTCAACCAATCACATCCCATGTTTAATCCACGTCGATCATCTTCCTACCGCAATGTGTCTTGCACGTCGGATACCTGCCGCTCCCTCGACAGTTACCATTGTGGGACCGACCTCCAAACCTGTAGCTACGGCTACAGCTATGGAGACCGATCCTTTACGTATGGTGACCTAGCATCTGATAAAATTACCATCGAATCCTTCAAACTCCCCAAGACAGTCATTGGATGCGGCCACCAAAATGGTGGCACTTTCGGCGGAGTTACCTCGGGGATTATCGGACTTGGCGGTGGCGCTCTCTCATTGGTGTCGCAAATGAATACAATCGCCGCCATCAAACGGCAATTCTCATATTGCTTGCCAACTTTCTTTAGCGACGAAAATATCACAGGTAAAATAAGCTTTGGTCAAAACGCCGTCGTTTCGGGGCCTAAAGTCATCTCTACCCCTCTCGTATCGAGATCTCCCGATACCTTTTATTTCTTGACTCTTGAAGCAATCTCTGTTGCAAACAAGCGGCTTAAGGCCGCTGACGATACGTCGGCCTTGACCCGACGAGGGAATATCATTATTGATTCCGGTACGACATTGACGTTTTTGCCTCGAAATTTGTATGAAGACCTTGTTTCGACTTTGGTGAGTGTTATTAAAGCAAAGCGAGTGGATGATCCCTCTGGGATTTTGGAACTCTGTTACGCTGCAGGCGGCGGTGACGATTTGCATATTCCGGTAATTATAGCACATTTTGCCGGTGGCGCCGACGTGAAGTTGCTGCCTTTGAATACATTTGCACTGGTGGCTGAGAATGTGACTTGTTTGACTTTGGCACCGGCATCGGATTTGGCCATTTTTGGGAACTTGGCGCAGATTAACTTTATAGTTGGATATGATCTTGAAAATAAGAGATTGTCGTTTAAACCTACTGTTTGTGATTAG